Proteins co-encoded in one Podospora pseudoanserina strain CBS 124.78 chromosome 7 map unlocalized CBS124.78p_7, whole genome shotgun sequence genomic window:
- the DTR1 gene encoding Dityrosine transporter 1 (COG:S; EggNog:ENOG503NVV1), with product MVRFELTVQIGRSRQSSHRASSSQSRSRSRSRTRHSRPHSPEDRIPLVERVPPPARDDDPASIYLPPSPTDNTPEKKSLPLGLRSSHQHLSTSNNESLTNGPPPADEPPGLNPSPKQDGSRSYTDFSPLRRKFILSVITIAGFFGPLAGGIYLPALPVLEKEFNVSPTAINVTVSVFMMTFAFGPLFWSTFADWKGRRPLYLISLAIYILANVLLAVVPANYGALVFLRVVQAFGSASVVSMGAGTVADITEPKKRAFAMSIFLMGPQCGPVLGPVLGGALAEANWRWIFGFLAISSGILWLVILSSLPETLRARVGGGRIYTERPIFFWPPSMSSPLAPSWERGPPPPIPTLKGYWNLFIYPPIGIVSFNTAMLYSTYFAIAVQLPTELSQRYKWGPSGIGAGFLAVGIAMIVGSLLGGRASDWRRARAAEQLPEDTKIDPEFRLVDQIWGVLICVLGTLLYGWMVDGSKHPAAVLFATFLTGFGMNWVFVTTTAFLTECVAQQAAGAFALGNLLRNPGAAIVSVITPTLVAKMGSGWCFTGLAVLDLLLVGTAVIVLRLKCPGWRADRAAKMQLAGKKAGGPAAVP from the exons ATGGTAAGGTTTGAGCTCACCGTCCAGATAGGACGCTCTCGACAATCTTCGCACAGAGCATCTTCCTCTCAGTCCagatcaagatcaagatcacGTACCCGCCATAGTCGCCCCCATTCTCCCGAAGACAGAATCCCTCTAGTTGAACGTGTTCCCCCTCCTGCTCGTGATGATGATCCGGCCTCGATATATCTGCCTCCTTCCCCGACAGACAATACTCCCGAGAAAAAATCTTTACCTTTAGGTCTCCGATCCTCCCATCAACACCTTTCCACGTCCAATAATGAGTCTTTAACGAATGGCCCGCCACCAGCAGACGAGCCGCCGGGCCTGAATCCGAGTCCGAAGCAGGATGGGTCTAGGTCTTACACCGATTTCTCCCCTCTCCGTCGAAAGTTCATCTTGTCTGTTATAACGATTGCTGGATTCTTCGGGCCATTGGCGGGAGGCATATATCTTCCTGCCTTGCCGGTGCTGGAAAAAGAGTTCAATGTTAGCCCAACCGCCATCAATGTGACGGTTTCAGTGTTCATGATGACTTTTGCGTTCGGT CCGCTATTCTGGTCCACTTTTGCAGATTGGAAGGGTCGCCGTCCATTGTACTTGATAAGCCTTGCCATTTACATCTTGGCGAACGTGCTTCTTGCTGTAGTACCAGCAAACTACGGAGCACTGGTGTTTTTGAGGGTCGTGCAGGCGTTTGGCAGTGCTAGTGTTGTTAGCATGGGGGCAGGGACAGTTGCTGAC ATCACGGAGCCGAAGAAGCGAGCATTCGCAATGAGCATTTTTCTCATGGGCCCTCAATGCGGTCCTGTCCTGGGTCCCGTGTTGGGTGGTGCATTGGCAGAGGCGAACTGGAGATGGATTTTCGGGTTTCTTG CGATTTCTAGCGGCATACTTTGGCTTGTgattctctcttctctccctgAGACTCTTCGCGCCCGCGTGGGCGGAGGCCGTATCTACACAGAACGGCCCATCTTCTTTTGGCCCCCTTCCATGTCTTCACCTCTCGCGCCGAGCTGGGAAAGGGgtcctccaccgcccatcccaaccctcaAAGGGTATTGGAACCTGTTCATTTACCCTCCCATCGGCATCGTCAGCTTCAACACTGCTATGCTTTACTCTACCTACTTCGCCATTGCCGTACAACTTCCGACCGAGCTGAGTCAGCGATACAAATGGGGCCCATCGGGAATCGGCGCTGGCTTTCTGGCGGTAGGAATTGCTATGATTGTGGGGAGTTTGCTTGGTGGTAGAGCCTCGGACtggagaagggcgagggCAGCAGAGCAACTGCCAGAGGACACCAAGATTGATCCAGAGTTTAGACTTGTGGACCAGATCTGGGGCGTGTTGATTTGTGTGTTGGGGACTCTGCTgtatggatggatggtggatggTAGCAAACATCCAGCAGCAGTTTTGTTTGCCACATTTTTGA CCGGATTTGGGATGAATTGGGTCTTTGTCACCACTACAGCATTCTTGACCGAATGTGTTGCTCAACAGGCGGCAGGAGCGTTTGCGCTGGGAAACTTGCTGAGAAACCCCGGGGCTGCCATTGTGTCGGTGATAACACCAACACTGGTGGCCAAGATGGGGAGTGGATGGTGCTTTACGGGGCTGGCGGTCTTGGATCTGCTCCTGGTTGGAACTGCGGTTATTG TTCTCAGACTAAAATGCCCTGGCTGGCGTGCGGATAGGGCGGCCAAGATGCAGCTGGCTGGCAAGAAAGCCGGAGGTCCGGCGGCTGTTCCTTAA
- a CDS encoding uncharacterized protein (EggNog:ENOG503NW2D; COG:S), protein MVHVVLPALIPDIKRVYDSYFAAFHHDPMGEIMLNILFPGGNVNSPEFREEHAKGTLAWWHQSDSQYTYKCVDTDNGDIVGMGLMDVILRRRSVEERAFQGVPWLQGEAKERAEKVLKPLHDMREQLFGDQQYIYAHVIGVLPEHQGKQAGAALAGWGLSFVDYTNLPMYFEASPSSVGLYEKLGYERLKETIVHKAETLGTATDISVPLMVKMPKSAGGMSFYEWKEKGYPKFNAATPASKKQKL, encoded by the exons ATGGTCCACGTcgtcctccccgccctcatTCCCGACATCAAGCGCGTGTATGATTCCTACTTTGCCGCCTTCCACCATGACCCCATGGGCGAGATCATGctcaacatcctcttccccggAGGTAATGTGAACTCACCAGAGTTCCGTGAGGAACACGCCAAGGGTACCCTCGCTTGGTGGCATCAGTCTGATTCCCAATACACCTACAAGTGCGTCGACACCGACAATGGCGACATTGTCGGCATGGGTCTCATGGATGTGATTCTGCGTCGCCGCTCCGTGGAGGAGCGCGCCTTCCAAGGTGTTCCATGGCTCCAAGgcgaggccaaggagcgcGCTGAGAAGGTTCTCAAGCCCCTTCACGACATGCGTGAGCAGCTTTTTGGCGACCAGCAATACATCT ATGCCCACGTCATCGGTGTCCTCCCCGAACACCAGGGCAAGCAGGCCGGTGCCGCCCTTGCTGGCTGGGGTCTCAGCTTCGTCGACTATACCAACCTGCCCATGTACTTTGaggcctcgccctcctcggtCGGCCTCTACGAGAAGCTGGGCTACGAGCGTCTCAAGGAGACCATCGTTCACAAGGCTGAGACGCTCGGCACTGCCACTGATATCTCGGTGCCTCTCATGGTCAAGATGCCCAAGTCTGCCGGTGGCATGAGCTTTTATgagtggaaggagaagggctACCCCAAGTTCAACGCTGCCACTCCGGCCtccaagaagcagaagctcTAA